In the Myxococcus guangdongensis genome, one interval contains:
- a CDS encoding SAM-dependent methyltransferase, with protein MTFDAQDWVPYDEGHRWRAHASYFETRGIRAWTEGDIPYRATNNHAFAHQHAVLLLALVHSLQAEGRVTSETRIQVLELGGGLGDFCVGVLLALRDELGEAGRALFDRVSYVFTDVSRLSLEQAIQRAALAGFVASGHVLPALVDGRAPSVAHTLDGEAVTLAPWAVLANYLCCVLPTKVFRKRADTWLELHSRNLRPLTEDARSSEPEATEEAARWRTLLGEHAWLPVDPRATFRGAHHAALLEEVLAQDVEAELAYPYAFMELLDSFLTRMPHGGVFLFSDFEDGSSPGHIASISRVPVVYGDSLNHPVCFPLFTPWARLRGAELLVNPGWHGSTRTALWRSGAPIASSLREAFTRGFIQSQASQDRLDFELAAQKLSEAGEHKRALRFYDRCIALDPHALTLYVQAGAVALALDDFETALRYLREGDSRDGLRQQDFSLRMSDVFCRQGDFLQAGALLERAVQEHEAPLTYVALGRVYLELGEHARAFQACARAGELSPDHQEVTQLLSEVQGAWCEAELGLTALARGWWQDKLRTLNQTTRETPS; from the coding sequence GGGCCCATGCCTCCTACTTCGAGACCCGAGGCATTCGCGCCTGGACCGAGGGTGACATCCCCTACCGGGCGACCAACAACCACGCCTTCGCCCATCAACACGCGGTCCTGCTCCTGGCGCTGGTCCATTCCCTCCAGGCAGAGGGCCGAGTCACCTCGGAGACACGCATCCAGGTGCTCGAGCTGGGCGGAGGGTTGGGAGACTTCTGCGTCGGGGTGCTGCTCGCGCTGAGGGATGAGTTGGGTGAGGCGGGGCGCGCGCTGTTCGACCGCGTGAGCTATGTCTTCACGGACGTCTCGCGCCTGTCGTTGGAGCAGGCCATCCAGCGAGCCGCGCTGGCCGGGTTCGTCGCCTCCGGCCATGTGCTCCCCGCGCTGGTGGATGGCCGCGCCCCCTCGGTGGCGCACACGCTCGACGGCGAGGCCGTGACACTGGCCCCCTGGGCCGTGCTGGCGAACTACCTGTGCTGCGTGCTCCCCACCAAGGTGTTCCGCAAGCGAGCCGACACGTGGCTCGAGCTGCATTCGCGCAACCTCCGCCCGCTCACCGAGGACGCCCGATCCTCGGAGCCCGAGGCCACCGAGGAGGCGGCGCGGTGGCGGACGCTCCTGGGCGAACACGCGTGGTTGCCCGTCGACCCGCGCGCGACCTTCCGCGGCGCGCATCACGCCGCCCTGCTCGAAGAGGTGCTCGCCCAGGACGTCGAAGCGGAGCTGGCCTATCCCTACGCGTTCATGGAGCTGCTCGATTCGTTCCTCACACGGATGCCGCACGGCGGAGTGTTCCTGTTCAGCGACTTCGAGGACGGCTCCTCCCCTGGACACATCGCGTCCATCAGTCGCGTCCCCGTCGTCTATGGGGACAGCCTCAACCACCCCGTCTGCTTCCCCCTCTTCACGCCGTGGGCCCGCCTGAGGGGAGCTGAGCTGCTGGTGAATCCGGGGTGGCACGGCTCGACACGCACGGCGCTCTGGCGCAGCGGGGCCCCCATCGCCTCGTCACTGCGGGAGGCCTTCACCCGGGGCTTCATCCAATCCCAAGCGAGCCAGGACCGGCTCGACTTCGAGCTCGCGGCACAAAAGCTCTCCGAAGCGGGTGAGCACAAGCGCGCCCTGCGTTTCTACGATCGCTGCATCGCCCTGGACCCCCATGCCCTCACGCTCTACGTGCAGGCTGGAGCGGTGGCCCTGGCGCTCGACGACTTCGAGACAGCGCTGCGGTACCTGCGGGAAGGCGATTCACGCGATGGCCTCCGGCAGCAGGACTTCTCGCTGCGGATGAGCGACGTGTTCTGTCGTCAGGGAGATTTCCTCCAGGCCGGTGCGCTGCTCGAACGCGCGGTCCAGGAGCACGAAGCGCCCCTGACGTATGTCGCCCTGGGGCGGGTCTACTTGGAGTTGGGGGAGCACGCCCGCGCCTTCCAGGCCTGCGCGCGCGCGGGCGAGCTCTCCCCGGACCACCAGGAGGTCACCCAGCTGCTCTCCGAGGTGCAGGGCGCCTGGTGCGAGGCGGAGCTGGGACTCACCGCCCTGGCCAGGGGGTGGTGGCAGGACAAGCTGCGGACGCTGAATCAGACAACCCGAGAGACACCTTCATGA
- a CDS encoding eCIS core domain-containing protein — MNPREEGSHRASPHPKPGAPLPEPLRNKLEAFWGQDLSGVRIHTHPGLRVAAMAVGSDIWFAPGMYNPATLPGLKLLTHELSHVLQQRAGRVRPPEGVRSAIVQDASLEAEADTTGAHAAAFVLRDQDGMQPPPPPWARAEPNAPTVGQCMPFGIELECASLDIKSPLGKPKGTVICQDDKTFKAVNEVTSALIPVVEFVSDPPANSLEELISTATRMAEQAAAWDKEFAALKDSKTPVITVKGVPVKKVVAKDVVAKDVADKQVPVEWKLAKGGPIDGALQITVGVPLVCIPQIYGNRGFNNFGDAGLHETMETHWNKLRTRVRERRESLTPTQLFPELPAETWGFLWLVMDYLIRACHEKSKPFIKAKFDTLARTDFRTIFSLLPKTEQDRLSYRKGVKVIMRKEWMTWLMRQAMVARAPLTAPQHIDVLIQLSHRMIPWNGDNRIPPTFNDWLENIPNKDLFTQERGAILIGLGALKNKVDTVRFRGADVKAPILELRCPLGSSMHYSRWVEEMGKSWEQYQRVLAVPPPRPVLNVQAALQAREEHRAREAMKQRAREQAKEADALARAQRPKPPVPPRPANPPMAAAAPAGLFLAPAARAFAPGAQAPAHPVLSLHDAKNLPPSKKGPNGGSTTS, encoded by the coding sequence ATGAACCCACGCGAAGAAGGCAGCCACCGCGCATCACCTCACCCGAAGCCGGGGGCGCCGCTGCCAGAGCCCCTGAGAAACAAGCTGGAGGCGTTCTGGGGCCAGGACCTCTCGGGTGTGCGCATCCATACCCATCCGGGACTGCGCGTGGCGGCGATGGCCGTGGGCTCGGACATCTGGTTCGCCCCAGGCATGTACAATCCCGCCACCCTCCCAGGGCTGAAGCTCCTGACGCACGAGCTGTCCCATGTGCTGCAGCAGCGCGCTGGAAGGGTCCGCCCTCCTGAAGGTGTCCGGAGCGCCATCGTCCAAGACGCGTCCCTGGAAGCCGAGGCGGACACGACGGGGGCTCATGCAGCGGCCTTCGTGCTCCGGGACCAGGATGGCATGCAGCCGCCGCCCCCACCCTGGGCGCGCGCGGAGCCGAACGCGCCGACGGTGGGCCAGTGCATGCCCTTCGGCATCGAGTTGGAGTGCGCCAGCCTGGACATCAAGAGTCCCCTCGGCAAGCCCAAGGGGACCGTCATCTGTCAGGACGACAAGACGTTCAAGGCCGTCAACGAGGTGACCAGCGCCCTGATTCCGGTCGTCGAATTCGTCAGCGACCCTCCGGCGAACTCCCTGGAGGAGCTGATCTCGACAGCGACCCGCATGGCGGAGCAGGCCGCCGCCTGGGACAAGGAATTCGCGGCCCTCAAGGACAGCAAGACACCGGTCATCACCGTCAAGGGAGTGCCCGTCAAGAAGGTCGTCGCCAAGGACGTGGTCGCCAAGGACGTGGCCGACAAGCAAGTGCCGGTGGAGTGGAAGCTCGCCAAAGGCGGCCCCATCGACGGGGCGCTGCAGATCACCGTCGGCGTCCCCCTGGTTTGCATTCCGCAGATCTATGGCAACCGCGGCTTCAATAACTTCGGAGATGCCGGGCTGCATGAGACCATGGAGACGCATTGGAACAAGCTCAGGACGCGCGTTCGTGAACGCAGGGAGTCCCTCACGCCCACTCAGCTGTTTCCCGAGCTCCCAGCCGAGACCTGGGGATTCCTCTGGCTCGTGATGGACTACCTCATCCGTGCCTGCCACGAAAAATCGAAGCCCTTCATCAAGGCCAAGTTCGACACCCTGGCTCGCACCGACTTCCGCACCATCTTCAGCCTGCTCCCCAAAACCGAGCAGGACCGGTTGAGTTACCGGAAGGGCGTGAAAGTCATCATGCGGAAGGAGTGGATGACCTGGCTCATGAGACAAGCCATGGTGGCCAGGGCCCCCTTGACAGCTCCGCAGCATATCGACGTCCTCATCCAGCTCAGCCACCGAATGATTCCCTGGAACGGCGACAACCGCATTCCCCCGACCTTCAACGACTGGCTGGAGAACATCCCCAACAAAGACCTCTTCACGCAGGAGAGAGGGGCCATCCTCATCGGACTCGGAGCGCTCAAGAACAAGGTCGACACGGTGCGCTTCCGGGGCGCCGATGTGAAGGCGCCCATCCTCGAGCTGCGATGTCCGCTGGGCTCCAGCATGCATTACAGCCGATGGGTGGAGGAGATGGGCAAGTCCTGGGAGCAATACCAGCGGGTGCTCGCAGTCCCGCCGCCGCGTCCCGTCCTGAACGTGCAGGCCGCCCTTCAAGCCCGCGAGGAGCACAGAGCGCGAGAAGCCATGAAGCAACGGGCACGGGAACAGGCCAAGGAAGCGGACGCGTTGGCTCGGGCCCAGCGGCCGAAGCCCCCCGTCCCTCCTCGGCCCGCCAACCCACCCATGGCCGCCGCGGCACCGGCGGGACTCTTCCTCGCCCCCGCGGCCAGAGCCTTCGCGCCCGGAGCGCAAGCTCCCGCCCACCCAGTCCTCAGCCTCCATGACGCGAAGAACCTGCCTCCGTCGAAGAAGGGCCCGAACGGGGGCTCCACGACATCGTGA
- a CDS encoding family 2B encapsulin nanocompartment shell protein, whose amino-acid sequence MANPDKELAAHEGTSLSTAGARQLATTTKSQPVMQGISPRYLLSILPWVQVSGGTYRVNRRLTYAAGDDRLNFSNIGVKVEVIPQELLKLPLMRGFQDADDLLIRTLAGRFTQQQYKAGDTIVEAGKAAQDVFLIAHGKAQKLSKGKYGDPLVLDTLADGDHFGDQAVVESNDVWPFTVKALTACTVMALPQDVFEALIVQSPALKAHVERYKAKLKKPQDKAGQAAIPMTAGHHGEPVLPGGFVDYELKPREYELSVAQTILRVHTRVSDIFNDPMNQTQEQLRLTIEALKERKEWELINNPEFGLLHNADLKQRLNTRSGPPTPDDMDELVTRRRKTRYFLAHPRAIAAFGRECTRRGLYPTVVDVGGAKFQAWRGVPILPCDKLPISRENTTSIIAMRTGQDDQGVVGLHNAGIPDEVEASLTVKRMAINDQALTQYLVSTYYSAAVLVPDALGVLENVALGA is encoded by the coding sequence ATGGCGAATCCAGACAAAGAGTTGGCGGCCCACGAGGGCACCAGCCTGAGCACGGCCGGCGCGCGGCAGCTGGCGACGACGACCAAGTCGCAGCCGGTGATGCAGGGCATTTCGCCCCGCTACCTGCTGAGCATCCTGCCCTGGGTGCAGGTGTCGGGCGGCACGTACCGCGTCAACCGGCGGCTGACGTACGCGGCGGGCGATGACCGGCTGAACTTCAGCAACATCGGCGTCAAGGTGGAGGTGATTCCGCAGGAGCTGCTGAAGCTGCCGCTGATGCGGGGCTTCCAGGACGCGGATGACCTGCTCATCCGCACGCTGGCGGGCCGCTTCACCCAGCAGCAGTACAAGGCGGGGGACACCATCGTCGAGGCGGGCAAGGCCGCCCAGGACGTGTTCCTCATCGCGCACGGCAAGGCGCAGAAGCTCTCGAAGGGCAAGTACGGCGACCCGCTGGTGCTGGACACGCTGGCGGACGGCGACCACTTCGGCGACCAGGCGGTGGTGGAGTCGAACGACGTGTGGCCCTTCACCGTCAAGGCCCTCACGGCCTGCACGGTGATGGCGCTGCCGCAGGACGTGTTCGAGGCGCTCATCGTCCAGTCCCCGGCGCTCAAGGCGCACGTGGAGCGCTACAAGGCGAAGCTCAAGAAGCCGCAGGACAAGGCAGGGCAGGCGGCCATCCCGATGACGGCCGGCCACCACGGCGAGCCCGTCCTGCCGGGCGGCTTCGTGGACTACGAGCTCAAGCCTCGCGAGTACGAGCTGAGCGTGGCGCAGACCATCCTGCGCGTGCACACGCGCGTGTCGGACATCTTCAACGACCCGATGAACCAGACGCAGGAGCAGCTGCGGCTGACCATCGAGGCGCTGAAGGAGCGCAAGGAGTGGGAGCTCATCAACAACCCGGAGTTCGGCCTGTTGCACAACGCCGACCTCAAGCAGCGCCTCAACACGCGCTCGGGGCCGCCGACGCCGGACGACATGGACGAGCTGGTGACGCGCCGTCGCAAGACGCGCTACTTCCTGGCGCACCCGCGGGCCATCGCGGCGTTCGGCCGGGAGTGCACCCGGCGCGGCCTGTACCCCACGGTGGTGGACGTGGGTGGAGCGAAGTTCCAGGCGTGGCGCGGGGTGCCCATCCTCCCGTGCGACAAGCTGCCCATCAGCCGGGAGAACACGACGTCCATCATCGCCATGCGCACCGGGCAGGATGACCAGGGCGTGGTGGGCCTGCACAACGCGGGCATCCCCGACGAGGTGGAGGCGAGCCTCACCGTCAAGCGCATGGCCATCAACGACCAGGCCCTCACCCAGTACCTGGTGAGCACCTACTACTCCGCCGCCGTGCTCGTCCCCGACGCGCTGGGCGTGCTGGAGAACGTGGCGCTCGGCGCCTGA
- a CDS encoding family 2B encapsulin nanocompartment shell protein, translating into MSNDSKKFDDNNQSLGTQAARQLATTTKSEPQMQGISSRWLLKLLPWVQVSGGTYRVNRRMTYAVGDGRVTFTSTGAKVAVIPQELGELPLLRGYEDVEALTALANRFEQKEFKAGEVITEAGKEADSIVLIAHGKVNRIGTGKYGEPVVLETLADGDHYSYQALLESQDYWQFTAKAMTPVIALVLQQSAFETVVAQVPSLQKHIEKFKARSKKKQDTTGQKAIELAAGHHGEPVLPGTFVDYETSPREYELAIAQTVLQIHTRVADLFNDPMNQTQQQLRLTVEALKERKEHELINNREFGLLHNADLKQRIHTRSGAPSPDDMDELLATVWKEPSFFLAHPRAIAAFGQECNKRGIYPTSVEMNGNHVPAWRGVPIVSCNKLPISESRTTSIMLMRAGEKNQGVVGLHQAGIPDEIEPSLNVRFMGINEKAIMNYLVTAYFSAAVLTPDALGILESVELGRS; encoded by the coding sequence ATGTCCAATGATTCGAAGAAGTTCGACGACAACAACCAGAGCCTGGGCACGCAGGCGGCGCGGCAGCTGGCGACGACGACGAAGTCCGAGCCGCAGATGCAGGGCATCTCCTCGCGGTGGCTGCTCAAGCTGCTGCCGTGGGTGCAGGTGTCCGGCGGTACGTACCGCGTCAACCGCCGCATGACGTACGCGGTGGGCGACGGCCGCGTCACCTTCACCAGCACGGGCGCCAAGGTGGCGGTGATTCCGCAGGAGCTGGGCGAGCTGCCGCTGCTGCGTGGGTACGAGGACGTGGAGGCGCTCACCGCGCTGGCCAACCGCTTCGAGCAGAAGGAGTTCAAGGCGGGCGAGGTCATCACCGAGGCTGGCAAGGAGGCCGACTCCATCGTCCTCATCGCGCACGGCAAGGTGAACCGCATCGGCACCGGCAAGTACGGTGAGCCCGTGGTGCTGGAGACGCTGGCGGACGGCGACCACTACAGCTATCAGGCGCTGCTGGAGTCGCAGGACTACTGGCAGTTCACGGCCAAGGCCATGACGCCCGTCATTGCCCTGGTGCTGCAGCAGTCCGCCTTCGAGACGGTGGTGGCGCAAGTCCCGTCGCTGCAGAAGCACATCGAGAAGTTCAAGGCGCGCTCGAAGAAGAAGCAGGACACCACGGGCCAGAAGGCGATTGAGCTGGCGGCCGGCCACCACGGCGAGCCGGTGCTGCCGGGGACCTTCGTGGACTACGAGACGAGCCCCCGCGAGTACGAGCTGGCCATCGCGCAGACGGTGCTCCAGATTCACACCCGCGTCGCGGACCTCTTCAATGACCCGATGAACCAGACGCAGCAGCAGCTGCGCCTGACGGTGGAGGCGCTGAAGGAGCGCAAGGAGCACGAGCTCATCAACAACCGCGAGTTCGGCCTCTTGCACAACGCGGACCTCAAGCAGCGCATCCACACCCGCTCGGGCGCGCCGAGTCCGGACGACATGGACGAGCTGCTCGCCACGGTGTGGAAGGAGCCGTCGTTCTTCCTGGCGCACCCGCGCGCCATCGCCGCGTTCGGCCAGGAGTGCAACAAGCGGGGCATCTACCCCACCAGCGTGGAGATGAACGGCAACCACGTGCCCGCGTGGCGCGGCGTGCCGATTGTCTCTTGCAACAAGCTGCCCATCTCCGAGTCGCGCACCACGTCCATCATGCTGATGCGCGCGGGGGAGAAGAACCAGGGCGTGGTGGGCCTGCACCAGGCGGGCATCCCCGACGAAATCGAGCCCAGCCTCAACGTGCGCTTCATGGGCATCAACGAGAAGGCCATCATGAACTACCTGGTGACGGCGTATTTCTCCGCGGCGGTGCTGACGCCGGACGCGCTGGGCATCCTGGAGAGCGTGGAGCTGGGTCGCTCGTAG
- a CDS encoding family 2 encapsulin nanocompartment cargo protein terpene cyclase: MSKARQQQPFQLPEFYVPWPARLNPNLESARAHTKAWSYEMGILGPPRDGTQREVWSERRFDGMDYALLCSYTHPEAAGPVLDLITDWYVWVFYFDDHFLEVFKYSRDVKGGQAYLDRLPLFMPLDLSQTPPEPVNPVERGLWDLWQRTVPAMSMDWRRRFYENTQHLLDESMWEIDNISEARISNPIEYIEMRRKVGGAPWSSDLVEVAVAAEIPDRVVKSRPLRVFKDTFSDAVHLRNDLFSYEREILEEGELSNGVLVVETFLDCDTQRAADLVNDLLTSRLQQFETTFATELPWLFAEYGLNPVEQAQVLTYLRGLQDWQSGGHEWHMRSNRYMNQHAEERPSLMVPVPAGLGTSALRLPLTAGALGMGPRARSLSHTPRQHVGPTTLPKFYMPYSTYVSPHLDHARRASKAWARRMGLLEVVPGVGFYVWDDHKFDAADVALCGALIHPDATPEQLELTACWLVWGTYADDYFPLLYANSRDMAGAKAFTARLGQFMPDDVETASAAVPLNPVELSLADLWKRTAGPLTPRGRKLFRKAIQDMTDSWVWELNNQLLNRVPDPVDYVEMRRKTFGSDLTMSLARLSHGDAVPEDVFNTRTLRGLENSAADYACFVNDLYSYQKEIQFEGELNNCVLVVQKFLGVDKDTAVHVVNAMMTARMKQFEHLVAKELPSVIRTFELDEKAQAKLHKYVEQLQQWMAGIPRWHAGVTRYTEVELIHDAAPKLQTGKPVSLGTSAMRIAELFRATRP; encoded by the coding sequence ATGTCCAAGGCGCGGCAGCAGCAACCCTTCCAGCTCCCTGAGTTCTACGTGCCGTGGCCTGCGCGACTGAACCCGAACCTGGAATCGGCCCGCGCGCACACCAAGGCGTGGTCCTACGAGATGGGCATCCTGGGGCCGCCGAGGGACGGCACGCAGCGGGAGGTCTGGTCCGAGCGCCGCTTCGACGGCATGGACTACGCGCTCCTGTGCTCGTACACGCACCCGGAGGCGGCGGGGCCGGTGCTGGACCTCATCACGGACTGGTACGTCTGGGTCTTCTACTTCGATGACCACTTCCTGGAGGTCTTCAAGTACTCGCGCGACGTGAAGGGCGGGCAGGCCTATCTGGACCGGCTGCCGCTGTTCATGCCGCTGGACCTGAGCCAGACGCCGCCGGAGCCCGTCAACCCGGTGGAGCGCGGCCTCTGGGATTTGTGGCAGCGCACGGTGCCCGCCATGTCCATGGACTGGCGCCGCCGCTTCTACGAGAACACCCAGCACCTGCTCGACGAGTCGATGTGGGAAATCGACAACATCAGCGAGGCGCGCATCTCCAACCCCATCGAGTACATCGAGATGCGCCGCAAGGTGGGCGGCGCGCCCTGGTCCTCGGACTTGGTGGAGGTGGCCGTCGCGGCGGAGATTCCGGACCGGGTGGTGAAGAGCCGGCCGCTGCGCGTCTTCAAGGACACGTTCTCCGACGCGGTGCACCTGCGCAACGACTTGTTCTCCTACGAGCGCGAAATCCTGGAGGAGGGTGAGCTCTCCAACGGCGTGCTGGTGGTGGAGACGTTCCTCGACTGCGACACGCAGCGCGCCGCGGACCTGGTCAACGACTTGCTGACGAGCCGGCTGCAGCAGTTCGAGACGACGTTCGCCACGGAGCTGCCGTGGCTCTTCGCGGAGTACGGACTCAACCCGGTGGAGCAGGCGCAGGTGCTCACGTACCTGCGCGGGCTCCAGGACTGGCAGTCCGGCGGCCACGAGTGGCACATGCGCTCCAACCGCTACATGAACCAGCACGCCGAGGAGCGCCCGTCCCTCATGGTGCCGGTGCCCGCGGGCCTGGGCACCTCCGCGCTCCGGCTGCCGTTGACGGCGGGCGCGCTGGGGATGGGGCCTCGGGCCCGCTCGCTGAGCCACACGCCGCGCCAGCACGTGGGCCCCACGACGCTGCCGAAGTTCTACATGCCGTACAGCACGTACGTGAGCCCCCACCTGGACCACGCGCGGAGGGCCTCCAAGGCCTGGGCTCGGCGGATGGGCCTGTTGGAGGTGGTGCCCGGCGTGGGGTTCTACGTCTGGGACGACCACAAGTTCGACGCGGCGGACGTGGCCCTCTGCGGCGCGCTCATCCACCCGGACGCGACGCCCGAGCAGTTGGAGCTGACGGCGTGCTGGCTGGTGTGGGGGACGTACGCGGACGACTACTTCCCCCTGCTCTACGCCAACAGCCGGGACATGGCGGGCGCGAAGGCGTTCACCGCGCGGCTGGGGCAGTTCATGCCGGACGACGTGGAGACGGCCAGCGCGGCGGTGCCCCTCAACCCGGTGGAGCTGAGCCTGGCGGACTTGTGGAAGCGCACCGCGGGCCCGCTGACGCCGCGCGGCCGCAAGCTGTTCCGCAAGGCCATCCAGGACATGACGGACAGCTGGGTGTGGGAGCTGAACAACCAGCTGCTCAACCGCGTGCCGGACCCGGTGGACTACGTGGAGATGCGCCGCAAGACGTTCGGCTCGGACCTCACCATGTCCCTGGCGCGCCTGTCCCACGGGGACGCGGTGCCCGAGGACGTCTTCAATACCCGCACGCTGCGGGGGCTGGAGAACTCCGCCGCGGACTACGCCTGCTTCGTCAACGACTTGTACTCCTACCAGAAGGAGATTCAGTTCGAGGGCGAGCTGAACAACTGCGTGCTCGTCGTCCAGAAGTTCCTGGGCGTGGACAAGGACACGGCCGTGCACGTCGTCAACGCGATGATGACCGCGCGCATGAAGCAGTTCGAGCACCTGGTGGCCAAGGAGCTGCCCTCGGTCATCCGCACCTTCGAGCTGGATGAGAAGGCGCAGGCGAAGCTGCACAAGTACGTGGAGCAGCTGCAGCAGTGGATGGCGGGCATCCCCCGGTGGCACGCGGGCGTGACGCGCTACACCGAGGTGGAGCTCATCCACGACGCGGCGCCGAAGCTCCAGACGGGCAAGCCCGTGAGCCTGGGGACGTCGGCGATGCGCATCGCCGAGCTGTTCCGCGCCACGCGCCCCTGA
- a CDS encoding hydroxymethylglutaryl-CoA reductase, degradative, translating to MSDTVTSRLPRFHKLAMEERHAHLSRMFGLQPEDLRQLLGTEALQPVLANQMIENAVGTFSLPLGLGLNLQVNGCDYLVPMAVEEPSVVAAVSFAAKIVRESGGFTAEADPSLMIGQVQVSRYGDPQVATEHLLAHKEQLLALANSFHPAMVARGGGAKDVEVRVLPAPEGPCGEPLLIVHLIVDTQEAMGANLINTMAEGVAPLIEQLTGGKVYLRILSNLADRRLARAICRIPVPLLADFEMPAEEIAEGIAQASRFAEADPYRAATHNKGVMNGIDAVAIATGQDWRAIEAGAHAFACRSGQYRPLSTWYLEEGHLVGRIELPLALGTVGGPIKLHPGVQMALKLMRTTSVRELSMVFAAVGLAQNFAALRALGSVGIQKGHMAMHARCVAVTAGARGDWVEKIANLLVKAGHVKVEKARELLANLPAEDAAAATGTSV from the coding sequence ATGTCTGACACCGTGACCTCCCGGCTCCCGAGGTTCCACAAGCTGGCGATGGAGGAGCGCCACGCGCACCTCTCGCGCATGTTCGGGCTACAGCCCGAGGACCTGCGGCAACTGCTGGGCACGGAAGCGCTCCAGCCTGTCCTGGCGAACCAGATGATCGAGAACGCGGTGGGGACGTTCTCCCTGCCGCTGGGCCTGGGCCTCAACCTCCAGGTCAACGGGTGCGACTACCTGGTGCCCATGGCGGTGGAGGAGCCGTCCGTGGTGGCCGCCGTGTCCTTCGCCGCGAAGATTGTCCGCGAGTCCGGTGGCTTCACTGCCGAGGCGGACCCCTCGCTGATGATTGGCCAGGTGCAGGTGTCACGCTACGGCGACCCGCAGGTGGCCACCGAGCACCTCCTGGCGCACAAGGAGCAACTGCTCGCGCTGGCCAACAGCTTCCACCCGGCCATGGTGGCGCGCGGCGGCGGGGCCAAGGACGTGGAGGTGCGCGTGCTGCCGGCCCCCGAGGGCCCGTGCGGAGAGCCGTTGCTCATCGTCCACCTCATCGTCGACACGCAGGAGGCGATGGGGGCCAACCTCATCAACACCATGGCGGAGGGCGTGGCGCCGCTCATCGAGCAGCTCACCGGCGGCAAGGTGTACCTGCGCATCCTCTCCAACCTGGCGGACCGGCGGCTGGCGCGCGCCATCTGCCGCATCCCCGTGCCGCTGCTGGCGGACTTCGAGATGCCGGCCGAGGAGATCGCCGAAGGCATCGCCCAGGCCAGCCGCTTCGCGGAGGCCGACCCGTATCGCGCGGCCACGCACAACAAGGGCGTGATGAACGGCATCGACGCGGTGGCCATCGCGACGGGCCAGGATTGGCGCGCCATCGAAGCCGGCGCGCACGCCTTCGCCTGTCGCAGCGGGCAGTACCGGCCGCTCTCCACCTGGTACCTGGAGGAGGGGCACCTGGTGGGGCGCATCGAGCTGCCCCTGGCGCTGGGCACGGTGGGCGGGCCCATCAAGCTCCACCCAGGCGTGCAGATGGCGCTCAAGCTGATGCGGACCACCTCGGTGCGCGAGCTGTCCATGGTGTTCGCGGCGGTGGGCCTGGCGCAGAACTTCGCGGCGCTCCGGGCGCTGGGAAGCGTGGGCATCCAGAAGGGCCACATGGCGATGCACGCGCGCTGCGTGGCGGTCACGGCCGGCGCGCGCGGCGACTGGGTGGAGAAGATCGCCAACCTGCTGGTGAAGGCGGGCCACGTGAAGGTGGAGAAGGCCCGCGAGCTGCTGGCGAACCTCCCCGCGGAGGATGCCGCCGCCGCGACCGGCACCAGCGTCTGA